Below is a genomic region from Augochlora pura isolate Apur16 chromosome 2, APUR_v2.2.1, whole genome shotgun sequence.
cattaaatttttacattatgctcGAAATGCTTTTAATTgtgttaacatttaataattcatgtcCACGATAAtgttaattcaattcaattcatgttcacagaaattattatttgcttgtCTGTATGCATTTTCGTACAATAAAAGTACTTTGATAAGCTATTAAGAAGAATGATGCACgtactgtatttattaatatacatattattgtgAAGGGGCTGCTTTCCTTATTGTAACAAGCTAACTTATATAAAACATCTATAATTAGTGCATAGTAAATTTGTCATATATTGCTTTGATAGCATTTTTGTACGAAACTtaaagatgaaaatatatttcacaatatcaatattgaatattttgatGTGTATATCTACATTATACTTTATGATTAGCATTATTCCCCTgcatgttacaaaataatacaatattgtttGCATATGATCAAAATTTATGTATCTACTACAATTTGCATTTGTTACGTTTGAACAATGTCAGTAATGATATCTCTTATCGTAGTGAATAATTATGAACTTATACAATgttttacttaaataataatcatcaaaatatctaaattcaagaaattataataatgttttaatgcGGCATtgatttaaagaatattcGTAGTTTATTAATAACGGCAATCttcgaaaattgcaaaaatgttgATGTTACAAAATGAACATTACAtattcagaattaattaaaccatGAGTCATAAACAAAGTGTGCTTAAAAAGAAGTAAATGTGAAACATGTGCAAATGAAGTTTTAAAAGGtgttagagaatttttatagactGTAATCATAGTCTATCTAATCAATATAAGTATCTAATCAAGATATTCCAGAATCCAAGCATCATTTATCCTGATTGGATGATAAAGTTTCTTagaaaaacatttcttttttataaaaatgttgaagaaTGTAAAAGGGAAATTGTGATAAGGTATACGTTTTAATCTTTACTTTGTAATACTAATCATCGAGATAATTTAAACAGCTCATAATCAGCAATATGTGCGTAGAATATGTGGTCCATGAACGGTACATGGTACATGAAGATTAGAGAAGGTTCTATGAGATTGCATTGCATTTTCAAGAAGGTGGCGTTTCACGCGACACAGGTATATCGATTGTATGTGTGGGGTGGCCGGCATGAGTGAAGGCCGACGAATGGGACACAATTTTCGTAACGGCTCTTTGCGAAActtaaaattgttcgaatagaCTGAACGATGAGCATGAACGTGAGATGATGCCAGGCTCATCTCGCCAACTAGGAACTGTGAACGGTGGTAAAAAACGACTTCctttcaattgtttttcaatctttttatgTGACATCGTGTCGATATTTCTGTCAAGGCTGGCAGATGTTTAGTATTTCTTCCCAATTTGACGTTACTTGGGAACACGATTCGCACtgttcaatttattgttatagaaTTAGTTGAACATTAACGAGTATATATCCACGTGGTTAGGTGTGTACGGAAGTGATTTTCATATCTGTTTACTACGAGATTGACAGGTGTCTATGGTCGGTTGACTTTGTATCCGGATTGTTAATGAATGAATATTATCTTATACTATCATAATacggtaataaaattataatagaaatacgttgagttttgtaatttttgaattatagTAAACTGTACTTACAGATATTAGTGTTTTTTTTGCGTCTGACatgaataattgatttaacttTTTGTATAATAGTAACGtatataaagtttcttttttatttaattgttgattttgttaatatttatttcttgtttataTGCGGAAAGAATAGAGGTTTTACTTGTTAGAGGAAACTACAATTTGTTTTTACAATTAGGCTCTGAGTGGGACACATTGATGGAGGTTCATCATGAACCAATTgaaaaaaactataaattattggaAGAGATTGGCAAGTAAGGCTACATaaatacaattcttttttaaaataatttcgtattttgtttaactatttattattttcagggGTCAATTTGCGATAGTAAGAAAATGTATGGAACTAAGTACAGGAGAGCTGTACGCAGCCAAAATTATGAGGAAAAGACGTGTTGCCAGAGGTGTAGCAGCAGCAGACATTGGTAGCTATTTGTATTCtcatatttaacattttactttgtatttttcataaataattggttatttcatattttagcCAGAGAAGCTGGTTTATTGGCACGACTAAGACATCCAAATATTGTTTCACTGCACAAAGTTGTAGACACAGGCACAACTGTTGTTTTacttttagaattaatttctggcGGAGAGCTTTTTCATTGGGTACCATCTGGTGAATTAGAAGCTGCACATGTGGTTTGTagatatctaaaaatattacgaatttttaaattcgtaataaatgtaatataataaatataataagtataaacttgacattaattttgtttccaaAGGTTCGTCAAGTTTTAATGGCACTTAGTCACTTACATTCTCATCAAGTTGCTCACTTAGATATCAAacctgaaaatattcttttatcaaCACCACCACCAATGccaaacataaaattaataggtAAGTTATTACTGCAGTTCTCAAATTGACAATGTACAATAAGAatgttcataatttatttgtttatatagaTTTAGGGCTTTCACATCGATTAGTACCTGGATCAGAACATAGAGCTCTGTTTGGTACACCTGAATTTGTAGCTccagaaattgtaaattatgaaCCACTTAGTTTGGGAACAGACCTTTGGGCAGTTGGTGTTTTAACTTATATTCTTTTAAGTGGTGCATCACCGTTTCTAGGTGAAGATAAACAGGAAACTTATACTAATGTTGCTGCTTGCCAGTATCAATTtgataatgaatatttcaataatgtatCGGAAATTGCCAAAGATTTCATAAGATCCTTGTTGATCAAGGATCCAAAGTAAGTGAGAGAAATTCAATCAAGTTTAGCATTGAAGCTTGTGAATGTATTTGAAGGTAAATTGTAGCAacaacaaatttgtttttcagAGAAAGAGGAACTGCAGAATCGTGCCTTAAACATCCTTGGATTCTCACGGTCTgttcttaaatataataatttttttataatttatggtgtatatttttattttctttactacagaattgttagaaaatatatattattaaattctatattatgtGTCTAGTTAGCATATACATTTAGATttgatattacaaaaatacagttatttaatagtttcattaataaatatgcatgAAAACATTTTAACTGGCAAAACGGGATATgtggaatttattataaaactaacCAGCtgtattttatcattttataggAGTCAGAAGCTTCTCAAGGTCTTGGAGGAGCAATGATTAGTGCTGTTAAACGGGGCTGTGTTGAGGCAGTCTCTCAGTTACTACTGCAAGGAGCACCATTGAACGTAAAGGATTCTGTAAGAGTTTTATTGTtgcatatattatttcaaatttcatgaAACTGAGGATCATATCTTTAAACTGAAAGTATGTAAGGAAACCTTATAGGAGATTATATTTCTCTGAACAGAAAGAAGATACGCTTTTACACATAGCATGTGAAGCAGGGGATGAAGGAATGGTAACATTCTTGATAGAGAGTGGAATAGATCTAGACACACCCAATAAAAAGGGCTTAACACCACTTCACGTGGCAGCTAGATACGGTTTCATTAATCTCGTTAGACATTTGTGCCTTGCTGGTTGTGATGTTGACAAAACAAATCGTGGAATCAGAGCAGATGTGACAGCAATCAAGTATGGACATCTCGACATTGCGTCGTTGTTGGATAAGCTCCGAAAtgtatgttaataaaaatcacatACTTAATACCTGCGTATTTATGTTTTACTTTACATTAATATCGATTTCAGCCCATTCAACgtgaaaattacattaaacaaTTGCAACCAACACATAGACCAATAGACCGTCTACATGTAAGACTCTTAGGACATTGTGCATCAGGAAAATcatctttaataaattcgttaaagTCTGGTATCTTTAGTTTTGGGTTTTTTAGAAGATCAAGAAGTCAGAACTATACAGCAAAGGTAGTTATTTATCATCTTTAAAATCTAGTAGgttaagttttaattaataaggtAAAATTTTTCGTACTaaagacaaaattttatatttagaggGAACCAAGTATTGAATTAGATGTAACTAGCAAGCACGGTTCACTTAGTTTTGAATATAGTGATAGTGAATATGAAGGTACACAAGGAGTAGAATGGAGTCGTGGAACTGTTGGTGAGGACAATGATATTGTTAACTTATTTTATGATACTTAGTATCAAAAATACACGTGTTTTTACTTTTAACTGTTAAGGAGGTGAATGTGTGTTTTGGGAGTTATGTGGACGCGAGGAATTTTTAGCATCTTATCATTATGTACTCACATTTCAACAACCTGCAGTACACCTTATAACAGTCAGTCTCAGAGAACCTCTTACTGTACAACTTCAACAAGTTAGATTTTGGCTACGGTTCATTTCAGATCGTATTGCCGCAACTAATTTTGGTAAGatgaacaaattataatattattaagctACAATTGTATATgctaataacatataaatactatttcaaaacAGGTTTTGGTGGTAAATATAGTGATGTAAAAGTAATCTTAGTGGGGACTTATGCACCAGAACCTCTTGCTCCAAACTCGAATAGTGGTAGTCCTCTTGCACCACTTTTACCTTTCTTAAAAGAGTTCTCGCCAATTTTGGGGGACGAACCTCAAATGGTCGCTGTGGATGCAACTAATTCGTCTAGTCCCGGTCTGAAACTTCTAAGATCGTACTTGAATAATGCAAGGATGGAGTTTTTAGAGGTGAAGTGATTATATGATTTACACGCAGTTATTCTATTACTAACATTCTATTGCGCGTGTCTCAGACAATATTTTGTGTTGTAATCAATGATTGCAAAATATACAgacaaatttttttacgatTCTCGTGATTCTACTTgaacgttttaaataattgagacgaatttttattatcgaatttgtattaaatattgggAATAGACCAGGCGAACCAAATTATTGCATGTCGGCATACACAGCATCAGATtaagaaaaaatcaaaatatcgtTTCACAGATAATCTAAATTGGGATTCCAGAATATAAATCATACCTATTCGGATATGATTTACGTGTGGCAAtcacaatttaaattaatatcatctGATATCGTGGAATCCTCAAAGTCTTGAATCATCATGCTTAATTGCACGAGCCACTTCGGTCTAAGAAATTCGGCGATATATCGTTCAAATATGTGttcagaaatataataaatattaaaaggttCAGGTTCGAGCCGAATATGTTCGTGTACATAACTATACTTCCACATTTTTTTACAGGGATATAAGGCCAGTGTTTGTACAGCATGCAATAAATGTGTGCATTAACATTGTCAAAACGGTTCTCATTAGAATCGTGtcatttcattttgcatagtGCCAACTACATTTGTAAAATTCACGTCTCTTTGATTTCAAGTCCCGCAATCTTAACACTATATTGAACGAACTCCTAATCAATTCCTGGTTACCATGCAACTATTTATGTTTCCAGTTATGATTCAGTAATCCATGATCATTCATGATCATTCATGATGCATGGTTGATTTTCATATATGTACAGTGTGCCTCAGCCAAGTGTATAAAAGTTGATAAATTCGAAATGAATgaagatacaaaaatatttttgaatgtaattaataatttaaacacaAAAGTGGCCaaattttttgtttagaacgaattcttttttatatttttaatttgatagtATGAAGTAATATTTGTCTCTACCAAAAAGTTTGACCACTTACATCATTTAATTTCCactgaaaaaatttttttgtatgTTCACtggtttcgaaataattgacaCTTGTACATTTAGCTAGGGTCGCAGTATATGTATAGGTATATGTACAAGTAATCAAAATCCCTGGAAGTAATATTCTGTATTCCCCCACTAATTTCTTCAGGTACAATTAATCGTTTGCGATATTCATATCAAGCACATTCCcgaacgaaaacaaaaataatgttaaaaatgatctttTTTATATCTGCTGTCACTCTGTCACATGATCAATTTACTAACGACATATATTTTAGTTGCTGATTATTTGgtcattaacatttattaacatCAGCCTTACTGCATGCAATGCATGATGTAGGAAGGACCGGAAGTTGCAGAAAGTATTCTCCGACGTGACACGCCGCGGGCTGCGGCCTCGTACGTGCCCTTGGCGAATCTTGATAAACAGGTCGAACTATTTCTCAATTCCTTTGATAAGTGATGTGTATAATGaagttgttaattttatttaataattgctcTAATGCTTTATCCCATTAATACATACATGCACTACTTGTCCAAtgcaataaagaaaaaaagaaatactcttgtatatattttctgcatcagtgtattatttcatattttgctCTCTTGTATCCCTTGGTTAAGGACTCCAAAATCTTATTATAGAGTGCTCTTGTGTGGACTGGTCTTGCTGAATCTTGGAGAACGTACGTCCAAACTTTAGAGGTACCTCCAGTAATGCTTACACAGGAGGAATTTTTGAGAGAAGTGAGAAAAATTAATCCGTTAGTTTGTTTAGAACATTGTCGACATCTTGGATTACAATTGCAGGTACTAtatgtgatataatatatatgtttatatttctattttctcctATAAATTAACCCTGGAAcctttatttttagaatttaggGGAATGTATGCTCCTTCCTGGGAATTTGATAGTTCTTAGTCCAGAATGGTTTTGGCAGGATGTAATAAACTGGCAATTAAGCCCAGAACAAAAAGGACGTCTGGCAGGACGTACTACGGGAGTGTATGCTTTGGAAGATTTTCAGGCTCGCTGTCCATGTCCCGCGAGTCAAGCTTTACAAGCTTTGCAAGCAGTAAATTTGTGTGTCCCAGTaagtttctttaatttaattattaatttacaattctatatatctattatttaatatgtatttaattttgtgataGTGTGAAGTGGATGAAGATGAAGTAGAGTACGAAATACCGTGCTTAAACCTTGTTGAGCGTTTACCAGGATTATGGGAGCCATGGAAACAATGCTCCAATATCCTACCACACGCAGGTCTTCGTCTAGCACCGTCCGAAGCACCTCTGTATCacttaattgcaatatttccaCATTTACAagtaagtattatatttcttattactaCTCTGTTGATCACAGCTAATGATATGGCATCATACAGGCACAACTAAGGAAAATTACTCAATCATGGGATCCGTCGAATTCAGATTTATATCAGTGGTGGCGAGGATCAAAATTATGTATAGGACCTTGTGAAAGTATTATAACGTTTGAAGAGGATGACCAAAGCTGTATGGAGATACGAGTACGTGGACCACGGAGTACTAGTGCACAATGTTTTGCGCTTCTGAGTATTATCCTCGACGCTATTGAAACAACAATTGAGTTGGTTGCTCCAGGAATGTTACTTGAAAGACATTGGCTCAGTCCTAGTCAACTTCGCGAATATGAC
It encodes:
- the LOC144473606 gene encoding death-associated protein kinase 1 isoform X1; translated protein: MMPGSSRQLGTVNGGSEWDTLMEVHHEPIEKNYKLLEEIGKGQFAIVRKCMELSTGELYAAKIMRKRRVARGVAAADIAREAGLLARLRHPNIVSLHKVVDTGTTVVLLLELISGGELFHWVPSGELEAAHVVRQVLMALSHLHSHQVAHLDIKPENILLSTPPPMPNIKLIDLGLSHRLVPGSEHRALFGTPEFVAPEIVNYEPLSLGTDLWAVGVLTYILLSGASPFLGEDKQETYTNVAACQYQFDNEYFNNVSEIAKDFIRSLLIKDPKERGTAESCLKHPWILTESEASQGLGGAMISAVKRGCVEAVSQLLLQGAPLNVKDSKEDTLLHIACEAGDEGMVTFLIESGIDLDTPNKKGLTPLHVAARYGFINLVRHLCLAGCDVDKTNRGIRADVTAIKYGHLDIASLLDKLRNPIQRENYIKQLQPTHRPIDRLHVRLLGHCASGKSSLINSLKSGIFSFGFFRRSRSQNYTAKREPSIELDVTSKHGSLSFEYSDSEYEGTQGVEWSRGTVGGECVFWELCGREEFLASYHYVLTFQQPAVHLITVSLREPLTVQLQQVRFWLRFISDRIAATNFGFGGKYSDVKVILVGTYAPEPLAPNSNSGSPLAPLLPFLKEFSPILGDEPQMVAVDATNSSSPGLKLLRSYLNNARMEFLEEGPEVAESILRRDTPRAAASYVPLANLDKQSALVWTGLAESWRTYVQTLEVPPVMLTQEEFLREVRKINPLVCLEHCRHLGLQLQNLGECMLLPGNLIVLSPEWFWQDVINWQLSPEQKGRLAGRTTGVYALEDFQARCPCPASQALQALQAVNLCVPCEVDEDEVEYEIPCLNLVERLPGLWEPWKQCSNILPHAGLRLAPSEAPLYHLIAIFPHLQAQLRKITQSWDPSNSDLYQWWRGSKLCIGPCESIITFEEDDQSCMEIRVRGPRSTSAQCFALLSIILDAIETTIELVAPGMLLERHWLSPSQLREYDEIVHSWEPAPVISTLIDKGLEEAVLKNPLNGQEETVWEIVGCGLPLMENCLPGPKQPIKHIKPAVQRRLAQMLDPPDRHGRDWCLLAVRLGLGDRVAQLDSTVDSPTLRLLNTAGADCSVGSLIQQLRALDREDAVHLLLSYTPTYILSTAIDSETGSNLSR
- the LOC144473606 gene encoding death-associated protein kinase 1 isoform X2; translated protein: MEVHHEPIEKNYKLLEEIGKGQFAIVRKCMELSTGELYAAKIMRKRRVARGVAAADIAREAGLLARLRHPNIVSLHKVVDTGTTVVLLLELISGGELFHWVPSGELEAAHVVRQVLMALSHLHSHQVAHLDIKPENILLSTPPPMPNIKLIDLGLSHRLVPGSEHRALFGTPEFVAPEIVNYEPLSLGTDLWAVGVLTYILLSGASPFLGEDKQETYTNVAACQYQFDNEYFNNVSEIAKDFIRSLLIKDPKERGTAESCLKHPWILTESEASQGLGGAMISAVKRGCVEAVSQLLLQGAPLNVKDSKEDTLLHIACEAGDEGMVTFLIESGIDLDTPNKKGLTPLHVAARYGFINLVRHLCLAGCDVDKTNRGIRADVTAIKYGHLDIASLLDKLRNPIQRENYIKQLQPTHRPIDRLHVRLLGHCASGKSSLINSLKSGIFSFGFFRRSRSQNYTAKREPSIELDVTSKHGSLSFEYSDSEYEGTQGVEWSRGTVGGECVFWELCGREEFLASYHYVLTFQQPAVHLITVSLREPLTVQLQQVRFWLRFISDRIAATNFGFGGKYSDVKVILVGTYAPEPLAPNSNSGSPLAPLLPFLKEFSPILGDEPQMVAVDATNSSSPGLKLLRSYLNNARMEFLEEGPEVAESILRRDTPRAAASYVPLANLDKQSALVWTGLAESWRTYVQTLEVPPVMLTQEEFLREVRKINPLVCLEHCRHLGLQLQNLGECMLLPGNLIVLSPEWFWQDVINWQLSPEQKGRLAGRTTGVYALEDFQARCPCPASQALQALQAVNLCVPCEVDEDEVEYEIPCLNLVERLPGLWEPWKQCSNILPHAGLRLAPSEAPLYHLIAIFPHLQAQLRKITQSWDPSNSDLYQWWRGSKLCIGPCESIITFEEDDQSCMEIRVRGPRSTSAQCFALLSIILDAIETTIELVAPGMLLERHWLSPSQLREYDEIVHSWEPAPVISTLIDKGLEEAVLKNPLNGQEETVWEIVGCGLPLMENCLPGPKQPIKHIKPAVQRRLAQMLDPPDRHGRDWCLLAVRLGLGDRVAQLDSTVDSPTLRLLNTAGADCSVGSLIQQLRALDREDAVHLLLSYTPTYILSTAIDSETGSNLSR
- the LOC144473606 gene encoding death-associated protein kinase 1 isoform X3, which encodes MMPGSSRQLGTVNGGSEWDTLMEVHHEPIEKNYKLLEEIGKGQFAIVRKCMELSTGELYAAKIMRKRRVARGVAAADIAREAGLLARLRHPNIVSLHKVVDTGTTVVLLLELISGGELFHWVPSGELEAAHVVRQVLMALSHLHSHQVAHLDIKPENILLSTPPPMPNIKLIDLGLSHRLVPGSEHRALFGTPEFVAPEIVNYEPLSLGTDLWAVGVLTYILLSGASPFLGEDKQETYTNVAACQYQFDNEYFNNVSEIAKDFIRSLLIKDPKERGTAESCLKHPWILTESEASQGLGGAMISAVKRGCVEAVSQLLLQGAPLNVKDSKEDTLLHIACEAGDEGMVTFLIESGIDLDTPNKKGLTPLHVAARYGFINLVRHLCLAGCDVDKTNRGIRADVTAIKYGHLDIASLLDKLRNPIQRENYIKQLQPTHRPIDRLHVRLLGHCASGKSSLINSLKSGIFSFGFFRRSRSQNYTAKREPSIELDVTSKHGSLSFEYSDSEYEGTQGVEWSRGTVGGECVFWELCGREEFLASYHYVLTFQQPAVHLITVSLREPLTVQLQQVRFWLRFISDRIAATNFGFGGKYSDVKVILVGTYAPEPLAPNSNSGSPLAPLLPFLKEFSPILGDEPQMVAVDATNSSSPGLKLLRSYLNNARMEFLESALVWTGLAESWRTYVQTLEVPPVMLTQEEFLREVRKINPLVCLEHCRHLGLQLQNLGECMLLPGNLIVLSPEWFWQDVINWQLSPEQKGRLAGRTTGVYALEDFQARCPCPASQALQALQAVNLCVPCEVDEDEVEYEIPCLNLVERLPGLWEPWKQCSNILPHAGLRLAPSEAPLYHLIAIFPHLQAQLRKITQSWDPSNSDLYQWWRGSKLCIGPCESIITFEEDDQSCMEIRVRGPRSTSAQCFALLSIILDAIETTIELVAPGMLLERHWLSPSQLREYDEIVHSWEPAPVISTLIDKGLEEAVLKNPLNGQEETVWEIVGCGLPLMENCLPGPKQPIKHIKPAVQRRLAQMLDPPDRHGRDWCLLAVRLGLGDRVAQLDSTVDSPTLRLLNTAGADCSVGSLIQQLRALDREDAVHLLLSYTPTYILSTAIDSETGSNLSR